In Sesamum indicum cultivar Zhongzhi No. 13 linkage group LG1, S_indicum_v1.0, whole genome shotgun sequence, the sequence CTCACTATAAAGCATGTCTATATGCGGGCATCAATGTTAGTGGCATCAATGGGGAAGTTATGCCTGGTCAGGTATAAACATTGTATCTTACAAAGAAAACTCAATTTGATGAATCCCAATGTAGTTATAGTAGAATCGGACACTGTAGTTTTATGTCTCAACTATAATTTTCTGTTGCTTAGTGGGAATTCCAAGTTGGGCCGTCTGTTGGAATCTCTGCCGGAGATCAGCTCTGGGTGGCCCGTTACATTCTTGAGGTACTTCCACTCCATCCAAACATAGAGCAATGTTTCATTACAAGAACCCTCTTCATAGTTTTTCTCACATGTTCATTGTGTTTTGACAGAGGATTACGGAGATTGCAGGGGTTGTTGTCTCTTTCGACCCAAAGCCGATTCAGGTTACATAATTGTTATTTACATTGcttttcccttttctctcAACCCCCTTCGAGGTTGTGATCTTGCTGTCAATTCATTGTTGTAATAAATCTTGCTTATGTCAGGGTGATTGGAATGGTGCCGGTGCTCATACAAACTACAGGTTCAGATCCGAAATcccattttgtttttttgcttGAAATCTCGTTATTTTTCATGACACCGTAGTCACATTCTTCCTAACAATTTGCCTTTGAAATTGTTTAGCACCAAATCCATGAGAGAAGATGGAGGATACGAGATCATCAAGAAGGCCATTGAAAAGCTCGGCCTGAGGCACAAACACCACATTGCTGCTTACGGAGAAGGCAACGAACGCCGTCTTACTGGAAAACACGAAACAGCTGATATCAACACTTTCTTATGGGTAACAATCATCTCCGTTTCCATAAACATATTCATTTGTGTGTGATGATACTTTCGAACGAGCATATTATGTGAACAGCGAGGGTGAAAATCAGCATCTTTTTTCACATTGttgcaattaaatttgaacGGCCTCTTCCTGGAGTTAGTGTAACTACTGACGGCATCTCTGTTGTAAAACGACAACATGACACCTAAAACCTTGTTATTGTCTTGCTGATCGGGATTGCTGTTTCTTCACAGGGCGTGGCGAACCGTGGAGCCTCTATTAGGGTCGGGAGGGACACAGAGAAGGAGGGCAAAGGCTATTTCGAGGATCGGAGGCCTGCTTCGAACATGGATCCTTATGTCGTCACCTCGATGATTGCTGAGACAACCATCCTCTGGAAACCATAGAAAGATCATCAAAACTATGGTGATGCTTTTCACATTCCTTCCATCATTTGAAGGTGTGTGGGAGGGAAGGAGGGAAGAATTGTACCCTTGTGACTTACTTGGATGGAATTTGATCTTTATTATCGAGTCTAAGCCAGTACATTATCGTTTAAActtgattgaattattatcgcacttaaaagattttctttgagtgtttttaGATTATTAGTTGAATTGAGTTCGAATGagttttaatcaaattaaatatgacgCAAACTCGAGTAGTTTTACATATTCCAGTACATTTTAGGAcaaatatttctcttttttttttatttgtactatttatctttcaaatttttgcgacgttatttttttttccataaaaatatttagtaacGATAATTCAATAGTCAAAGTCAATAACTACTGTTACAATATatgacaatatttttcaatcattaacaattaatatatgataattaaatataaaatatgcataattattcataattactATAGAATTCCAAATATCTTACCTCTAACTTAGTCCTTgttgacaataaatatttcttgttgttggttttctttttttgttttttttcttttgagaagtttcttttttgtggttgcaaattttgattttggcaACTTTGATAGGTTCAAACTTCAAAGAGATATCTctttcattattaaaataaaataaatagatcataataataataataatgataataaataataccaTATAATaatccttaattaatttgtacgTTTCAATCACGTCAATAACGTGCTTACATCTACTGATTAGACTAATTAACCCCATGcccttaatttaattaatccgACCCCACTGGTCACTATCATACCTAATActtcatgaaaataaataattcaaatatccaatgatatatttattttctcttgtttcttGGTGGAGTAAGGCACCTTTCATGTCATCATAATgtccattattattttttttcattgcttTTAGgtcattcaaaaaataaagtatttacaCTTATGTTGAAATTCCCAatagttaattagtatattgatattttttttaaagttttatt encodes:
- the LOC105165713 gene encoding glutamine synthetase cytosolic isozyme 2 — protein: MSLLNDLINLNLSDVTEKTIAEYIWIGGSGMDLRSKARTLSAPVSDPSKLPKWNYDGSSTGQAPGEDSEVILYPQAIFPDPFRRGNHILVMCDAYTPAGEPIPTNKRYDAAKIFSHPEVVSEEPWYGIEQEYTLLQKDVKWPLGWPVGGFPGPQGPYYCGIGADKAFGRDIVDAHYKACLYAGINVSGINGEVMPGQWEFQVGPSVGISAGDQLWVARYILERITEIAGVVVSFDPKPIQGDWNGAGAHTNYSTKSMREDGGYEIIKKAIEKLGLRHKHHIAAYGEGNERRLTGKHETADINTFLWGVANRGASIRVGRDTEKEGKGYFEDRRPASNMDPYVVTSMIAETTILWKP